A window from Schistosoma haematobium chromosome 1, whole genome shotgun sequence encodes these proteins:
- the AIMP1 gene encoding Aminoacyl tRNA synthase complex-interacting multifunctional protein 1 (EggNog:ENOG410V4KX~COG:J), which yields MNKLLQSISDKLKHLESIATPDAVNYVEACLKVQNKQLLHRIKSLKESVIQQELLLGLNQQQLHHLPSVKAVSNGSNLNGNSLEIGHLSDKGLVPEAEQPKQRTEVQTDSVKTKNRNTERKMPDGKPQSAEKPVDIGRLDLRVGRIIDVNRHPDADSLYVEKVDLGGNEIRTVVSGLVKYLPIESLQNRVGIFLCNLKPAKMRGVESEAMLMCASSPDTCGVEPLIVEGPDIQLGDSVVVPGYNHDPDDQLNPKKKIFEQVKPDLRVNENGIAMYKNVSWTLKGSSLAVIKSLRVKDAQIA from the exons ATGAACAAGCTATTGCAGTCTATTTCTGACAAGTTGAAACATTTGGAATCAATCGCAACACCAGATGCAGTAAACTATGTTGAAGCATGCCTCAAAGTACAGAATAAACAGTTGTTGCACAGAATAAAGTCGTTAAAAGAATCAGTTATTCAGCAGGAGCTACTTCTTGGAT TAAATCAACAACAACTTCATCATTTACCCTCTGTTAAGGCTGTATCCAATGGTTCTAATTTGAATGGAAATTCACTGGAAATCGGACATTTGTCCGATAAAGGATTAGTGCCGGAAG CAGAGCAACCCAAACAGAGGACAGAGGTACAAACGGACTCGGTGAAAACTAAAAATCGGAATACCGAACGTAAAATGCCAGATGGAAAACCACAATCTGCTGAAAAGCCTGTTGATATTGGTCGTCTGGATCTGCGTGTCGGTCGAATTATAGATGTAAATCGCCATCCTGATGCTGACTCTTTATACGTAGAGAAA GTTGACTTGGGTGGAAATGAAATACGCACTGTTGTCAGTGGGTTGGTGAAATATCTACCTATCGAGTCACTACAAAACCGAGTCGGGATATTTCTCTGCAATCTCAAGCCAGCAAAAATGCGTGGTGTTGAATCGGAAGCAATGCTAATGTGTGCAAGCTCTCCAGATACATGTGGAGTAGAGCCTCTGATTGTTGAGGGCCCAGATATACAGTTAGGTGATTCAGTTGTGGTTCCTGGATATAATC ACGATCCTGATGACCAACTTAATCccaaaaagaaaatttttgaACAAGTGAAACCAGATCTTAGAGTAAATGAAAACGGGATCGCTATGTATAAAAATGTTTCATGGACACTAAAAGGGTCTTCTCTTGCTGTGATTAAATCACTCAGGGTCAAAGACGCTCAAATAGCTTAG